The following are encoded together in the Acidicapsa ligni genome:
- a CDS encoding ATP-dependent Clp protease ATP-binding subunit: MFERYTEKARRVIFFARYEASQFGSPYIETEHLLLGLLREDKALTNRFLRSHASVESIRKQIEAHTTIREKVSTSVDLPLSNECKRVLAYAAEEAERLGHKHIGTEHLLLGLLREEKCFAAEILQERGLKLAQIREELARVTQEKAPTQARQRESSLLAEFSRDLTQSAMDNQLDPLVGRDGELERVIQILCRRTKNNPVLIGEPGVGKTAIVEGLAQRIADGEVPSFLADKRVLALDLSLIVAGTKYRGQFEERLKTIMKELMENQNSIVFIDELHTLVGAGSAEGSLDAANILKPALSRGEIQCIGATTPAEFRKSIEKDRSLERRFQAVKVPPPNEVDAIRIIMGIKDRYEKFHAVSYTDAAIEFAVSHSNRYIPDRFLPDKAIDLIDEAGARVKLRQTSLPEEITEVQKRIKFIVHRMENAIANHEFEKARFYSDEERKERENLRTLREKYHLDDSAAGIVGREDIEDVVSRWTGVPITSIKEEETQKLLRVEEELHRRVISQDKAISALARAIRRSRAGLKSPARPIGSFLFLGPTGVGKTEVARTLAQFLFGSEKALIRFDMSEFMEKHSVSKLIGSPPGYVGYEEGGQLTERVKRSPYSVVLLDEVEKAHPDVFNLLLQVFEDGQLTDGLGNTVDFKNTIIIMTSNIGARHLQKNKGLGFSSDREDLVMEKIEELVKGEVKRTFNPEFLNRIDEVILFQSLSDADLIQIVDLLVNQLNANLAQKSITISVDGEAKKWILDKTLGDRSYGARPLRRALQRYIEDPLSEALIGGHITDRPAFLEVYIVNNQLFYRSVSNTPSESEEKTDGILLYSA; this comes from the coding sequence ATGTTCGAACGCTACACGGAGAAGGCGCGGCGCGTTATTTTCTTTGCCAGATATGAGGCCAGCCAGTTCGGCTCGCCTTACATCGAGACTGAGCACTTGCTGCTCGGCCTGTTGCGCGAAGACAAGGCACTCACCAACCGATTTTTGCGCTCCCATGCTTCGGTGGAGTCGATCCGCAAGCAGATTGAGGCGCATACCACCATCCGCGAGAAGGTTTCGACCTCCGTCGATTTGCCGCTCTCGAATGAATGCAAGCGCGTGCTCGCCTATGCAGCGGAAGAGGCCGAGCGACTAGGCCACAAGCATATCGGCACGGAACATTTGCTACTGGGATTGCTGCGTGAAGAGAAGTGCTTCGCGGCTGAGATATTGCAGGAGCGCGGCCTGAAGCTGGCGCAGATTCGCGAAGAGCTGGCACGCGTTACGCAGGAGAAAGCGCCAACGCAGGCCCGTCAGCGTGAGAGCAGCCTGCTGGCTGAGTTCAGCCGCGATCTTACGCAGTCGGCGATGGACAACCAGCTCGATCCACTCGTCGGCCGCGACGGTGAACTTGAACGAGTTATCCAAATCCTCTGCCGCCGCACCAAAAACAATCCCGTGCTGATCGGCGAGCCTGGCGTAGGTAAGACGGCTATCGTCGAAGGCCTTGCTCAGCGCATTGCAGATGGCGAAGTACCGAGTTTCCTCGCCGACAAGCGCGTGCTTGCGCTCGATCTTTCGCTCATCGTCGCAGGAACAAAATATCGCGGCCAGTTCGAAGAGCGTCTCAAGACCATCATGAAAGAGCTGATGGAGAATCAAAACTCCATCGTCTTCATAGATGAGTTGCACACGCTGGTTGGCGCCGGTTCTGCGGAGGGTTCGCTCGACGCAGCCAACATCCTCAAGCCCGCTCTGTCACGCGGTGAGATTCAGTGCATCGGCGCGACGACACCGGCGGAGTTCCGCAAATCGATTGAAAAAGATCGCTCGCTCGAACGCCGCTTCCAGGCCGTAAAAGTCCCGCCGCCTAACGAAGTCGATGCCATCCGCATCATCATGGGCATCAAGGATCGTTACGAAAAGTTCCACGCGGTCAGCTACACCGATGCGGCCATCGAATTCGCTGTCTCGCACTCGAATCGCTACATCCCGGATCGCTTCCTGCCTGACAAGGCTATCGATCTCATCGACGAAGCGGGCGCGCGCGTAAAGCTTCGCCAGACTTCCCTTCCCGAAGAGATTACCGAGGTTCAAAAGCGTATCAAGTTCATAGTGCATCGCATGGAAAACGCGATTGCCAATCATGAATTTGAGAAGGCGCGGTTCTACTCCGACGAAGAACGCAAAGAGCGCGAGAATCTTCGCACCCTGCGCGAAAAATATCATCTCGATGACTCCGCCGCCGGTATCGTAGGCCGCGAAGATATCGAGGACGTAGTCAGCCGCTGGACAGGTGTGCCGATCACTTCGATCAAGGAAGAAGAGACGCAAAAACTGCTCCGCGTGGAAGAAGAACTTCACCGGCGCGTTATCTCGCAGGACAAGGCAATCTCTGCGCTGGCACGTGCGATTCGTCGCTCCCGCGCAGGCCTCAAGTCTCCAGCAAGACCCATCGGCAGCTTCCTTTTCCTCGGCCCCACCGGCGTCGGCAAAACGGAAGTCGCGCGTACCCTGGCGCAGTTCCTCTTCGGCAGCGAGAAGGCACTGATCCGCTTCGATATGTCGGAGTTCATGGAGAAGCATTCCGTATCGAAGCTGATCGGTTCGCCTCCGGGCTACGTCGGCTACGAAGAAGGCGGTCAGTTGACCGAGCGCGTCAAGCGTTCGCCCTACTCTGTCGTACTGCTCGACGAAGTCGAGAAGGCGCACCCGGATGTCTTCAACCTGCTATTGCAGGTCTTTGAAGACGGGCAGCTCACCGACGGCCTCGGCAACACGGTCGACTTCAAGAACACCATCATCATCATGACCTCCAACATTGGCGCGCGGCACTTGCAGAAGAACAAAGGCCTCGGCTTCTCAAGCGATCGTGAAGACCTGGTGATGGAGAAGATTGAAGAGCTGGTGAAGGGTGAAGTCAAACGCACCTTCAATCCAGAGTTCCTCAATCGTATCGATGAAGTCATCCTCTTCCAGTCGTTGTCGGATGCAGACCTGATCCAGATCGTGGACCTGCTGGTCAACCAGCTCAACGCGAATCTGGCGCAGAAATCGATCACTATCTCAGTGGATGGTGAAGCCAAGAAGTGGATTCTCGACAAGACCCTCGGCGACCGCAGTTACGGGGCACGTCCTCTGCGCCGTGCATTGCAACGCTACATTGAAGACCCGCTCTCGGAAGCACTCATCGGCGGCCACATCACCGATCGTCCTGCCTTCCTGGAGGTCTACATCGTCAACAACCAACTCTTCTATCGCTCGGTCTCGAACACGCCCAGCGAGTCGGAAGAAAAGACCGACGGAATCCTGCTTTACAGCGCATAA
- a CDS encoding ABC transporter ATP-binding protein yields MTQSLSTPNSDANYGGPANGIGSVALSGAGGREKLVREPMVRVTGLRKEYKTARGALRLFDGLDLEIGRGELVAIVGQSGSGKSTLLHMLGALDAPSAGTIYCASTQVTQLSTREAARFRNEEVGYVWQFHYLLPEFTAQENVAMPLLARGVARKEAMQQAAHWLGETGLADRATHRPGELSGGEQQRVALSRALVTNPKLLLADEPTGDLDDATAEMVFSLIERLHEEHGLTSVLVTHNIELAGRCTRVLRLAGGRLVGASEDNRL; encoded by the coding sequence ATGACACAAAGCCTCTCCACCCCGAACTCCGACGCCAACTATGGCGGCCCTGCGAACGGAATCGGGAGTGTTGCGCTTTCCGGTGCCGGGGGTAGGGAAAAGCTGGTTCGTGAGCCAATGGTGCGGGTTACGGGCCTGCGCAAGGAATATAAAACGGCGCGCGGAGCCTTGCGTCTCTTCGACGGCCTCGACCTGGAGATAGGGCGCGGCGAGCTGGTCGCCATCGTCGGCCAATCCGGATCGGGAAAAAGCACACTTTTGCACATGCTGGGCGCTCTTGATGCGCCATCCGCTGGAACGATATACTGCGCCTCAACTCAGGTGACTCAATTGAGCACCCGGGAAGCGGCCCGTTTTCGCAATGAGGAAGTCGGATACGTATGGCAGTTTCACTACCTGCTGCCCGAATTTACGGCGCAGGAAAACGTTGCAATGCCGTTACTTGCACGCGGAGTGGCGCGGAAAGAAGCGATGCAGCAAGCCGCCCATTGGCTGGGTGAAACAGGATTGGCCGACAGAGCCACTCACCGCCCCGGCGAGTTGAGCGGCGGCGAACAGCAGCGCGTGGCGCTGTCGCGAGCACTGGTGACCAATCCGAAGCTGCTGCTGGCCGATGAGCCCACCGGCGATCTGGATGACGCCACGGCAGAGATGGTTTTTAGTTTGATTGAAAGACTGCATGAGGAACACGGACTTACCTCCGTACTGGTAACGCACAATATTGAACTGGCCGGGCGATGTACCCGGGTATTGCGTTTGGCAGGGGGCAGGCTGGTAGGTGCCTCCGAGGACAATCGACTGTAA
- a CDS encoding beta propeller repeat protein — MPAGMAESSQALAWTMQESGTTASLRGIYSIDGKVAWTSGTEGTVLKTIDSGVHWTKCATPPDGQALDFRGVQAWDGAKAIVMSSGPGTQSRLYRTDDGCKSWTLLFKNPDSPDGFFDSFFADWSEEGGTPLWVGSLLGDPVHGSFRIFDTHDSGATWSARQSPDLALRGVNVAGFAASNSLFPGNQDNDHMPQIFASGGRDGALLWIEKTPEHSWRRISLPLTSGTDSAGIFSIAAHSESLPYRNTVALQVTMIATGGDYQKPGESTGTAAWSTDKGLHWTAAGTPPHGYRSAVAFSAELEAWITAGTNGSDVSRDDGKTWQPLDNGNWNALSLPFAVGPKGRIARLSVSEKK; from the coding sequence ATGCCTGCAGGAATGGCCGAATCGTCCCAGGCGCTTGCGTGGACCATGCAGGAATCCGGGACGACGGCTTCGCTGCGTGGAATCTACTCGATCGACGGCAAAGTTGCCTGGACGAGCGGAACGGAAGGGACGGTTCTCAAAACCATCGACAGTGGCGTTCATTGGACAAAATGCGCTACCCCGCCTGACGGGCAGGCGTTGGATTTTCGCGGTGTTCAGGCCTGGGATGGAGCGAAGGCTATCGTGATGTCTTCCGGTCCCGGGACGCAAAGCCGCCTCTATCGGACGGATGACGGCTGCAAATCGTGGACGCTGCTCTTCAAAAATCCTGACAGCCCGGATGGGTTCTTCGACAGCTTCTTTGCCGACTGGTCAGAGGAGGGCGGAACACCGCTTTGGGTGGGTTCGCTGCTGGGCGATCCTGTCCACGGCAGTTTTCGCATCTTCGATACGCACGACTCCGGCGCTACATGGAGCGCACGGCAAAGCCCCGATCTCGCGCTCCGCGGCGTCAATGTGGCAGGCTTTGCTGCCAGCAACAGCCTGTTTCCCGGAAATCAGGACAATGACCACATGCCGCAGATCTTCGCCTCCGGAGGCAGAGACGGCGCGCTGCTGTGGATTGAGAAGACCCCGGAGCACAGCTGGAGAAGGATCAGTCTTCCCCTGACCAGCGGAACGGATTCTGCCGGGATTTTCTCGATTGCCGCCCATTCGGAGTCCCTCCCTTATCGCAATACTGTTGCGCTGCAGGTGACAATGATCGCCACCGGCGGCGACTATCAAAAACCCGGTGAATCGACTGGAACTGCTGCGTGGTCTACGGATAAGGGGCTTCATTGGACGGCGGCAGGCACACCACCCCATGGCTACCGCTCGGCGGTCGCTTTCAGCGCCGAGCTGGAGGCGTGGATCACCGCTGGAACCAACGGCTCGGATGTGAGCCGCGACGACGGCAAGACCTGGCAGCCGCTCGACAATGGCAACTGGAATGCCTTGTCCTTACCCTTTGCAGTGGGGCCAAAGGGGCGGATTGCACGCTTATCCGTCTCAGAAAAGAAATAA
- a CDS encoding UDP-glucuronic acid decarboxylase family protein has protein sequence MRVLVTGAAGFLGSHLTDRLLGEGHTVLGIDNLSTGNLGNIAHLKSESRFAFEERDICQPFDPGKVDAVYNMASPASPPEYLRLALETLRVGSVGTENTLEIAHKYGAVFLHASTSECYGDPLEHPQTENYWGNVNPVGPRSVYDEAKRYAESLTMAYNRYRGVNTHLVRIFNTYGPRLHPSDGRVISNFVMQALRGEPLTVYGNGQQTRSFCYVADLIEGILRLSRSDEHLPTNIGNPTEFTILECAEAVLEITATVTGKRSELRFEPLPQDDPTRRKPDISKAKKLLGWEPQIGLREGLKLSLDFFQSKV, from the coding sequence ATGCGTGTACTTGTGACCGGCGCAGCCGGCTTTCTAGGCTCTCACCTGACCGATCGTCTTCTCGGCGAGGGCCACACCGTCCTTGGTATAGACAATCTTTCCACCGGCAATCTCGGTAATATCGCGCACTTGAAATCTGAATCGCGATTTGCCTTTGAAGAACGCGATATATGCCAGCCATTCGATCCCGGCAAGGTCGATGCGGTCTACAACATGGCTTCGCCTGCCAGCCCGCCGGAATACCTGAGACTTGCGCTTGAAACACTTCGCGTAGGCTCCGTTGGAACCGAAAACACGCTGGAAATTGCACATAAGTATGGAGCTGTCTTCCTTCATGCCTCCACCTCTGAGTGCTACGGCGATCCGCTGGAACATCCGCAGACGGAAAACTACTGGGGCAATGTCAATCCTGTAGGCCCTCGCTCGGTCTATGACGAAGCCAAGCGTTATGCCGAATCCCTGACGATGGCCTACAACCGCTATCGCGGCGTTAACACGCACCTGGTTCGCATTTTCAATACTTACGGACCACGCCTGCATCCCTCTGACGGCCGCGTGATCTCCAACTTTGTGATGCAGGCTTTGCGCGGAGAACCGCTGACCGTCTATGGCAATGGCCAGCAGACACGCAGTTTCTGCTACGTAGCCGATCTCATTGAGGGCATCCTTCGCCTTTCGCGATCCGATGAGCATCTGCCGACGAACATTGGCAATCCCACTGAATTCACGATTCTCGAATGCGCCGAAGCCGTTCTCGAAATAACCGCTACGGTCACAGGAAAACGCAGCGAACTTCGCTTTGAGCCGCTGCCTCAGGATGACCCTACACGCCGCAAACCGGATATTTCCAAGGCCAAGAAACTGCTTGGATGGGAGCCGCAAATCGGCCTGCGTGAAGGACTGAAGCTTTCGCTCGACTTCTTCCAGTCCAAGGTTTAA
- a CDS encoding UDP-glucose dehydrogenase family protein, with protein sequence MSKQVSICVIGSGYVGLVAAVCFAEIGHKVICVDNNEAKVKQLREGGVPIYEHHLPDLLAKHLNRGVEFTTDLGAAVAECEAIFIAVGTPQGSTGSADLSYVEAVVSEIARAVNGYKVIVEKSTVPVYTNEWISRVMHRHGVTPENFDVVSNPEFLREGTAIIDFLHPDRIVVGANNPRAAEVLQRIYAPLTDGSYFSQPGALPGMLSAENPAKLLVTSAQSAEIIKHASNAFLALKISFINAVANLAESVDADIEDIAAGMGLDSRIGPKFLRAGLGYGGSCFPKDVAAFYWVAQQQGVDFQILEEVRKINATQQEVFFNKVRSALWTLRGKKLAALGLAFKGDTDDIRDSPAIDVIKKLLSAGASITVYDPAAMDRAKEVLPPSANLSYATSAYNAAEGADALLILTDWAEFAKLDLQKLNQALRFPIIVDGRNLYKPAEMQEQGFTYVSVGRPAAYTAQQGKPRKLVLS encoded by the coding sequence ATGTCGAAGCAAGTAAGTATCTGTGTTATCGGATCAGGCTATGTGGGTCTGGTCGCTGCCGTATGTTTCGCCGAGATAGGCCACAAGGTCATCTGCGTCGACAACAACGAGGCTAAGGTCAAACAACTTCGTGAAGGTGGAGTGCCCATCTACGAGCATCATCTCCCCGATCTGCTCGCCAAGCACCTGAACCGCGGTGTCGAGTTCACCACGGATCTGGGCGCGGCTGTTGCAGAGTGCGAAGCGATTTTCATCGCCGTCGGCACCCCTCAGGGCAGCACAGGATCGGCAGATCTCTCCTACGTTGAGGCTGTGGTCAGCGAGATTGCACGCGCCGTCAACGGCTACAAAGTCATCGTGGAAAAGAGCACGGTTCCGGTCTACACCAATGAGTGGATCAGCCGCGTTATGCATCGCCACGGCGTAACCCCTGAAAACTTCGATGTCGTTTCCAATCCGGAATTCCTCCGCGAAGGCACGGCGATCATCGACTTCCTGCATCCTGACCGAATCGTCGTCGGCGCCAACAACCCACGCGCCGCCGAGGTTCTGCAGCGCATCTACGCGCCGCTCACCGATGGCAGCTACTTCTCGCAGCCAGGAGCTCTTCCAGGCATGTTGAGCGCGGAAAACCCGGCAAAACTGCTGGTCACCTCCGCACAGAGCGCCGAGATCATCAAGCACGCTTCCAACGCCTTTCTTGCGCTCAAGATTTCCTTCATCAACGCAGTGGCAAACCTTGCCGAATCCGTTGACGCGGACATCGAAGACATTGCCGCCGGCATGGGCCTCGATTCCCGTATCGGACCGAAGTTTCTGCGCGCAGGCCTCGGCTATGGCGGCTCCTGCTTCCCTAAGGATGTTGCAGCGTTTTACTGGGTCGCACAGCAGCAGGGTGTCGACTTTCAGATTCTGGAAGAAGTCCGCAAGATCAACGCAACCCAGCAGGAAGTCTTCTTCAACAAAGTGCGCTCCGCTCTGTGGACCCTTCGGGGCAAGAAGCTGGCCGCCCTCGGCCTGGCATTCAAGGGTGATACCGACGATATCCGCGACTCTCCAGCCATTGATGTGATCAAGAAGCTGCTCTCCGCTGGTGCATCGATCACCGTGTACGATCCGGCAGCAATGGACCGTGCGAAAGAGGTTCTGCCTCCGTCCGCAAATCTCAGCTACGCGACCAGTGCCTACAACGCGGCTGAAGGCGCCGATGCCCTGCTCATCCTCACCGACTGGGCAGAGTTCGCGAAGCTCGATCTGCAGAAGCTCAATCAGGCACTGCGCTTCCCGATCATTGTTGACGGACGCAACCTGTATAAGCCAGCAGAGATGCAGGAGCAGGGTTTCACTTACGTCAGCGTGGGTCGACCCGCAGCCTACACGGCACAGCAGGGTAAACCGCGCAAACTGGTGCTTTCCTAA
- a CDS encoding type I phosphomannose isomerase catalytic subunit — translation MAKSEVESLAPFRLEPLFVQRIWGTADLRPWYDHVTAPGAGDPIGEVWLTGDSCKVLDGPLAGKTLADVFADQSVAMLGARYGDKFGGKDAERTAGQSPLLLKVIFAQEKLSVQVHPDDRLAQKYGQPRGKTECWYALAAEPGAKVAAGLKPGVTLEQIEQEVTDGTLEQSLEVLPVAAGDMVFVDAGTVHAIWPGSVLLETQQNCDITYRLFDYGRPRELHVAKALEAIRFQTAAGKVPPGELSAGRSVLVESDYFRVEKVFVQGTRSGDSLNSASQNLTSQAGEPAGLQYLFAAEGAGVISAVDGAAFESVTLPSRGIVAVPAAAPAWQIEDRGGLELIRITPRWPAQEAGSIA, via the coding sequence ATGGCTAAATCTGAAGTTGAATCTCTTGCGCCCTTTCGGCTGGAGCCGCTATTCGTACAGCGTATCTGGGGTACGGCTGATCTTCGTCCCTGGTACGACCACGTAACCGCACCGGGCGCAGGTGACCCGATTGGCGAGGTATGGCTGACGGGCGATAGCTGCAAGGTGCTGGATGGACCGCTGGCCGGAAAGACGCTGGCGGATGTTTTCGCCGATCAGTCCGTTGCCATGCTCGGGGCCAGGTATGGAGACAAGTTTGGAGGCAAGGACGCAGAGCGGACAGCGGGGCAGTCGCCATTGCTGCTCAAGGTGATTTTTGCCCAGGAAAAGCTGAGCGTGCAGGTACATCCGGACGACCGCCTGGCGCAGAAGTACGGACAGCCCCGGGGCAAGACCGAATGCTGGTATGCACTGGCAGCCGAGCCGGGTGCAAAGGTCGCAGCAGGGCTCAAGCCTGGCGTTACGCTGGAGCAGATCGAGCAGGAAGTCACTGACGGAACGCTGGAGCAGAGCCTGGAAGTGCTGCCGGTTGCAGCGGGCGACATGGTATTTGTCGATGCCGGTACGGTGCATGCAATCTGGCCTGGATCGGTGCTGTTGGAGACGCAGCAGAACTGCGATATTACCTATCGTCTGTTCGATTATGGGCGTCCGCGCGAGCTGCATGTGGCCAAGGCTCTGGAGGCGATTCGCTTTCAGACGGCCGCCGGAAAAGTGCCTCCGGGCGAGCTTTCGGCTGGCCGCTCTGTGCTGGTCGAGAGCGATTATTTCCGCGTGGAAAAGGTCTTTGTGCAGGGAACGAGATCGGGCGACTCGTTGAACTCGGCTTCGCAGAACTTGACTTCGCAAGCGGGTGAGCCAGCCGGTCTGCAATATCTGTTTGCCGCAGAGGGAGCAGGCGTGATCTCGGCTGTGGACGGCGCTGCTTTTGAGAGCGTGACGCTGCCGAGCCGCGGCATCGTGGCTGTTCCTGCAGCAGCTCCGGCGTGGCAGATTGAGGATCGTGGAGGATTGGAGTTGATTCGGATCACGCCACGATGGCCGGCGCAGGAAGCCGGATCGATTGCATGA